The proteins below come from a single Ictidomys tridecemlineatus isolate mIctTri1 chromosome 8, mIctTri1.hap1, whole genome shotgun sequence genomic window:
- the LOC101960973 gene encoding trace amine-associated receptor 2, whose product MATFTVKQETFDCSEYGNGSCPENERSLGTRVAMYSLMAGAIFITVFGNLAMIVSISYFKQLHTPTNFLILSMAVTDFLLGFTIMPYSMVRSVENCWYFGLTFCKIHYSFDLMLSITSIFHLCSVAIDRFYAICYPLRYSTKMTIPVIKRLLLLCWSVPGAFAFGVVFSEAYADGIEGYDILVACSSSCPVMFNKLWGTTLFMAGFFTPGSMMVGIYGKIFAVSRKHARAINNLPENQNNQMRKDKKAAKTLGIVMGVFLLCWFPCFFTILLDPFLNFSTPAVLFDALTWFGYFNSTCNPLIYGFFYPWFRRALKYILLGKVFSSHFHDTNLLTQKETE is encoded by the exons ATGGCAACTTTCACAGTGAAACAG GAAACATTCGACTGTTCTGAGTATGGAAATGGATCCTGTCCAGAAAATGAGAGGTCCCTGGGCACCCGAGTGGCCATGTATTCTCTTATGGCAGGAGCCATATTCATCACGGTGTTCGGAAATCTTGCCATGATAGTTTCCATTTCCTACTTCAAGCAGCTTCACACACCAACCAACTTCCTCATCCTCTCCATGGCAGTCACTGACTTCCTCCTGGGATTCACCATCATGCCATACAGTATGGTCAGATCCGTGGAGAACTGCTGGTATTTTGGGCTTACATTTTGCAAGATTCATTATAGTTTTGACCTGATGCTTAGCATCACATCCATTTTCCATCTTTGCTCAGTGGCCATTGATAGATTTTACGCTATCTGTTACCCTTTACGCTATTCCACCAAAATGACGATTCCAGTCATCAAACGGTTGCTACTTCTTTGCTGGTCAGTCCCTGGAGCCTTTGCCTTCGGGGTGGTCTTCTCAGAGGCTTATGCTGATGGAATAGAAGGCTATGACATCTTGGTCGCTTGTTCCAGTTCCTGCCCAGTCATGTTCAACAAGCTATGGGGGACCACCTTGTTTATGGCAGGCTTCTTCACTCCTGGTTCTATGATGGTGGGGATTTATGGCAAAATTTTTGCAGTATCCAGAAAACATGCTCGTGCAATCAATAACTTGCCAGAAAACCAAAATAATCAAATGAGGAAAGACAAAAAAGCAGCCAAAACTTTAGGAATAGTGATGGGTGTTTTTTTGTTATGTtggtttccttgttttttcacaATTTTACTGGATCCCTTTTTGAACTTCTCTACTCCTGCTGTTTTGTTTGATGCCTTGACCTGGTTTGGCTATTTTAACTCCACGTGTAATCCCTTAATATATGGTTTCTTCTATCCCTGGTTTCGCAGAGCGCTTAAGTACATTCTCCTAGGTAAAGTTTTCAGCTCACATTTCCACGATACCAATTTGCTTACtcaaaaagaaactgaatag
- the LOC101960686 gene encoding trace amine-associated receptor 3, with amino-acid sequence MDLTYIPKDLSNCLNFGNKSCPPTHRSFYVRVIMYSVMTGAMVITIFGNLVIIISISHFRQLHSPTNFLILSMATTDFLLGFVIMPYSMVRSVESCWYFGDGFCKFHASFDMMLSLTSIFHLCSIAIDRFYAVCDPLHYTTTMTTSMIKRLLAFCWSAPALFSFGLVLSEANVSGMQSYEILVACFKFCALTFNKFWGTILFTTCFFTPGSIMVGIYSKIFIVSKRHARVISNLPENTKGEVKNALSKKKDRKAAKTLGIVMGVFLACWLPCFLAVLIDPYLDYSTPIIVLDLLVWLGYFNSTCNPLIHGFFYPWFRKALKYIVSGKIFSSHSETAKLFPEAH; translated from the coding sequence ATGGATCTAACTTATATTCCCAAAGACTTATCCAATTGTCTCAACTTTGGAAACAAATCCTGCCCTCCCACTCATCGCTCTTTTTATGTCCGAGTGATAATGTATTCGGTTATGACTGGAGCCATGGTTATCACCATCTTTGGAAACTTGGTTATAATAATCTCCATATCACACTTCAGACAGCTTCACTCTCCTACAAACTTTCTGATCCTCTCCATGGCAACCACAGATTTTCTGCTGGGTTTTGTCATCATGCCATATAGCATGGTGCGATCAGTGGAGAGCTGCTGGTATTTTGGGGATGGCTTTTGTAAATTCCATGCAAGTTTTGACATGATGCTAAGCCTGACCTCCATTTTCCACCTCTGTTCCATTGCTATCGATCGATTTTATGCTGTGTGTGATCCTTTACACTACACAACCACAATGACAACCTCAATGATAAAGAGATTGCTAGCATTTTGTTGGTCTGCCCCAGCTCTATTTTCGTTTGGTTTAGTTCTATCTGAGGCCAATGTTTCTGGTATGCAAAGCTATGAGATTCTTGTTGCTTGCTTCAAATTCTGTGCACTTACTTTCAACAAATTTTGGGGAACAATATTGTTCACTACCTGTTTCTTTACTCCTGGCTCCATCATGGTTGGTATTTATAGCaagatttttattgtttccaaACGACATGCTCGAGTCATCAGCAATCTGCCTGAAAACACAAAAGGGGAGGTGAAAAATGCCCTATCTAAGAAAAAAGACAGGAAAGCAGCTAAGACCCTGGGTATAGTCATGGGGGTGTTTCTAGCTTGTTGGTTGCCCTGTTTTCTTGCCGTTTTGATTGATCCATATTTAGACTACTCCACTCCCATAATTGTGCTTGATCTTTTGGTATGGCTTGGGTATTTCAACTCTACTTGCAACCCCCTCATTCATGGCTTTTTTTATCCATGGTTTCGAAAAGCTCTTAAGTACATTGTGTCAGGAAAAATATTTAGTTCCCATTCAGAAACTGCTAAACTGTTTCCTGAAGCACATTAA
- the LOC101960391 gene encoding trace amine-associated receptor 4: MNSPDLRNLPEVEFCFAFINNSCPRKERSMPIVCAMYVVMIGAIVLTMLGNMVVIISITHFKQLHSPTNFLILSMATTDFLLSCVVMPFSMIRSIESCWYFGDLFCKVHSCCDIMLCTTSIFHLCFISVDRYYAVCDPLHYVTKITIPVIEVFLLISWSIPIFFAFGLVFSELNIIGTEDFVAAIDCTGLCVLIFNKLWGVLASCIAFFFPGTVMVGIYIHIFTVARKHAKQIGMGPRMKEAGSESKTKAASKKESKATKTLSIVMGVFVLCWLPFFLLTITDPFINFTTPEDLYNVFLWLGYFNSTFNPIIYGMFYPWFRKALRMIVTGMIFRPDSSTLSLFPAHP; encoded by the coding sequence ATGAATTCACCTGACCTTCGGAATCTTCCAGAAGTAgaattttgctttgctttcattAACAATTCATGCCCTAGGAAAGAGAGGTCCATGCCCATTGTCTGTGCCATGTATGTGGTCATGATCGGCGCTATAGTGCTGACCATGCTGGGCAACATGGTTGTGATCATTTCCATCACCCACTTCAAGCAGCTCCACTCCCCCACCAACTTCCTGATCCTCTCCATGGCCACCACTGACTTTCTCCTAAGCTGTGTGGTCATGCCCTTCAGTATGATCAGGTCCATTGAGTCCTGCTGGTACTTTGGAGACCTCTTTTGCAAAGTCCACAGCTGCTGCGATATTATGCTCTGCACCACCtctattttccacctctgcttcATCTCAGTTGACCGCTATTATGCTGTTTGTGACCCTTTGCATTATGTCACCAAAATCACAATACCTGTTATAGAGGTCTTTCTACTTATCAGTTGGTCCATTCCCATATTTTTTGCCTTTGGCCTGGTATTCTCAGAATTAAACATAATTGGTACAGAAGATTTTGTTGCAGCTATTGACTGTACAGGTTTATGTGTGTTGATATTTAATAAGCTCTGGGGGGTGCTTGCCTCCTGTATAGCTTTCTTTTTCCCTGGCACAGTCATGGTGGGgatttatatacacatttttacagTAGCTAGGAAGCATGCTAAGCAGATTGGCATGGGCCCTAGGATGAAAGAGGCTGGCTCAGAAAGCAAGACAAAGGCAGCATCCAAAAAGGAAAGCAAGGCCACCAAGACTTTAAGCATAGTCATGGGAGTGTTTGTGTTATGCTGGCTGCCCTTTTTTCTCTTGACAATCACAGACCCTTTCATCAATTTTACAACCCCTGAGGATTTGTATAATGTCTTCCTCTGGCTGGGGTATTTCAATTCCACTTTCAATCCCATTATATATGGCATGTTTTATCCTTGGTTTCGCAAGGCATTGAGGATGATAGTCACAGGAATGATCTTCCGCCCTGACTCTTCCACCCTAAGCCTGTTTCCTGCTCATCCTTAG